The Xenorhabdus doucetiae genome has a window encoding:
- the fldA gene encoding flavodoxin FldA: MAIIGLFFGSDTGNTENIAKMIQEKLGGAEVAEVHDIAKSSKEDIETFDILLLGIPTWYYGEAQCDWDDFFPTLEEINFEGKLVALFGCGDQEDYAEYFCDAMGTIRDIIEPRGAIIVGHWPTEGYHFEASKGMADDNHFIGLAIDEDRQPELTDERVEAWVQQIKAEMSLSEILGA, encoded by the coding sequence ATGGCAATAATAGGTCTATTCTTCGGCAGCGATACCGGCAACACAGAGAACATCGCCAAAATGATCCAAGAAAAATTGGGCGGTGCTGAGGTTGCTGAAGTCCACGATATTGCCAAAAGCAGCAAAGAAGATATTGAAACCTTCGATATCCTGCTGCTTGGCATCCCAACTTGGTATTACGGCGAAGCCCAATGTGATTGGGATGATTTCTTCCCAACACTGGAAGAGATCAATTTCGAAGGGAAACTGGTTGCTTTGTTCGGCTGTGGTGATCAGGAAGATTATGCAGAGTACTTCTGTGATGCCATGGGCACCATCCGCGATATTATTGAACCCCGTGGCGCAATTATCGTAGGCCACTGGCCAACCGAAGGGTATCACTTTGAAGCCTCTAAGGGCATGGCCGACGATAACCATTTTATTGGTTTGGCCATTGATGAAGATCGCCAACCCGAACTGACGGATGAGCGCGTTGAAGCCTGGGTACAACAGATCAAGGCTGAAATGAGCCTGTCAGAGATCCTGGGTGCATAA
- the ybfE gene encoding LexA regulated protein — protein sequence MAKEQTDRTTLDLFADERRPGRPKTNPLSRDEQLRINKRNQLRRDKVKGLRRVELKLNEDAVDALNHLAKQRNISRSELIEQMLLAQLAETNHLAG from the coding sequence ATGGCAAAAGAACAAACTGATCGCACCACACTGGATTTGTTCGCAGATGAACGCAGGCCAGGGCGACCTAAAACAAACCCGCTGTCCAGGGATGAGCAGCTTAGGATCAATAAACGCAACCAGTTGCGGCGAGATAAAGTCAAGGGACTGCGTCGAGTGGAACTCAAACTCAATGAAGATGCCGTCGATGCACTGAATCATCTGGCAAAACAGCGCAACATCAGCCGCAGTGAATTGATTGAACAAATGTTACTGGCCCAACTGGCAGAAACAAATCACCTTGCCGGTTAA
- a CDS encoding CcdB family protein, which produces MSQFDVYRNPSVKSNPLWPYYLIIQHDYFENLSTRLVVPLVSKNDLNLNQKRITPLVSVNGADYYVFTPAMTFLDAKKINKMDFVCNVTASRSEIISAFDALLTNT; this is translated from the coding sequence ATGTCACAATTTGACGTATACCGAAACCCATCGGTTAAATCAAACCCACTTTGGCCTTATTATCTGATCATTCAGCATGATTATTTCGAAAATTTATCAACCCGATTGGTTGTACCGCTGGTGTCTAAGAATGATCTGAACCTCAACCAAAAACGTATAACCCCTCTCGTCAGTGTTAACGGCGCAGATTATTATGTCTTTACCCCTGCGATGACATTTCTTGATGCCAAAAAAATCAACAAAATGGACTTTGTTTGTAATGTCACAGCATCCAGAAGTGAAATAATTTCCGCTTTTGATGCCCTATTGACAAATACGTGA
- a CDS encoding type II toxin-antitoxin system CcdA family antitoxin: MRTLTTSRHSIKKSTNVYLTAALVETARSMNINLSATLDKLLAQEIEARKNEQIQEKQDMQAMNAFIERAGMLTDDDFFGSL, from the coding sequence ATGAGAACTTTGACCACCTCCCGCCATAGCATTAAAAAAAGCACGAATGTCTACCTGACTGCTGCCTTGGTTGAAACAGCCCGCAGCATGAATATCAACCTGTCAGCAACACTGGATAAATTGTTGGCACAGGAAATAGAGGCCAGAAAAAACGAACAAATACAGGAAAAACAGGATATGCAAGCTATGAACGCATTTATAGAACGAGCAGGAATGCTCACGGATGATGATTTTTTTGGGAGCCTGTAA
- a CDS encoding GlxA family transcriptional regulator: MKQLSITALVFSHTSVTSVAMPIEILTLAANAIGGAVPHVSIISPTHQGITRQSINHTDDLLMDFAPSSLLSDPDDEQQPDIILVGSLGFPEWEPRHCSQEVMAWLKAMDERRIPIVSICSGTFILAKAGLLDTGATIHPHFSPEFKKLFPHIPLYTDKKIISDNHRFCISSAYGCGSHMLNIVELIYGQYAREQCAKFLLDENDHSSSYDPASFAPYRQHADPLIHKLQDWMHAFPSEILSVADLANKIHLCERQMKRRFKLATGKTPIQYIQQIRLSQAKHWLEKSHKTIEEISHKVGYEDTRYFRELFKRCNGLTPKEYRQKYHYC; this comes from the coding sequence ATGAAACAACTCTCGATTACAGCACTGGTCTTTTCTCACACCTCGGTCACATCGGTTGCCATGCCGATCGAAATTCTTACCCTCGCCGCCAACGCTATTGGCGGCGCAGTGCCTCACGTCAGCATTATCTCCCCGACCCATCAGGGCATAACCCGCCAAAGCATCAATCATACCGATGATCTGCTGATGGACTTCGCTCCCAGTTCACTCCTCTCTGATCCCGACGACGAACAGCAACCCGATATTATTCTGGTCGGCTCACTGGGTTTCCCTGAGTGGGAACCGCGGCACTGCTCACAGGAAGTCATGGCGTGGCTTAAGGCCATGGATGAACGACGCATTCCCATTGTCTCAATCTGCTCAGGCACATTTATACTTGCCAAAGCAGGATTATTAGACACCGGCGCAACCATTCATCCGCATTTTTCCCCTGAATTCAAAAAATTATTTCCCCATATTCCCCTCTACACCGACAAAAAAATCATCAGCGATAACCACCGTTTCTGTATCTCCAGCGCCTATGGATGCGGAAGCCATATGTTGAATATCGTTGAGTTGATATACGGACAATATGCCAGAGAGCAATGTGCAAAATTCCTGTTGGACGAAAATGACCATTCAAGTTCATACGATCCCGCCAGTTTTGCCCCTTATCGCCAACATGCCGATCCGCTGATCCACAAACTGCAAGATTGGATGCACGCTTTTCCTTCTGAAATTTTATCTGTCGCTGATTTGGCGAATAAAATTCACCTGTGTGAACGCCAAATGAAACGGCGCTTTAAGCTCGCCACCGGCAAAACACCGATTCAATATATTCAACAGATCCGCCTGTCACAGGCCAAGCATTGGCTGGAAAAATCCCATAAAACCATTGAGGAAATCAGTCATAAGGTGGGTTATGAGGATACCCGTTATTTCAGGGAGTTATTCAAGCGTTGCAACGGGTTGACGCCAAAAGAGTACCGGCAGAAATATCATTACTGTTGA
- a CDS encoding type I secretion system permease/ATPase produces MAEMFSFTHSENFTPDTSGTNNRALDCIAYLGTQFHKVASVEQLHHVLGVDSLALTDPQLREAADAIGLHSKFERLTPDTAATLPLPALIEWDQRWWVLSEIRPDTLTIFDPGSGKYAVRELVHPMPAEPTDHNGYNYKILLVADKSLTKQQVKFGLSWFYPSIFRQKNQLRDIFLFAIVLQLFALASPLLFENIIDKVLVGRSLSSLHVLGMAMLALALAEPLYGFLRNTVFGHMASQINAELSGRLYRHLVGLPLPYFKQRQTGQVIARVREMAQIRQFLTGSTLMLLLDLIFIVLFLGVMFHYSSLLTWIVISSLLLHFLLWVAVGPMIRRKVEKEYEADANATSFLTEAVTGIETIKTTATEKRFLHQWQKVLSQQLIQRFTAQKSGLAAGQGIELIQKVVAALLLWWGVRSVLEGELSPGELIAFNMLAGHVTQPILRLAQVWQDFQHTLIALRRVGDILDEPMESSKQGLASAPELAGQIEFRNIRFRYHADTPEVLANLSLEIKAGEFIGITGPSGSGKSTLTRLLQRLYVPQHGQVLVDGMDLAIADPVSLRRNMSVVLQESILFSGSIADNIRLCKPNASDEEVYRAATLAGAVDFINAFPHQFAHPVGEKGCNLSGGQRQRIALARALLSDPKILILDEATSALDYESEAAIMSNMDEICRNRTVISIAHRLNTLRHADKIFVLDQGKIAESGSHDALVQQDGLYAQLWHQQTQ; encoded by the coding sequence ATGGCTGAGATGTTCTCTTTCACCCACAGCGAAAATTTCACGCCTGATACTTCTGGTACTAACAACCGTGCACTGGATTGCATTGCCTATTTGGGCACACAGTTTCACAAAGTCGCGTCTGTCGAACAACTGCATCATGTTCTGGGGGTGGATTCCCTTGCGCTGACCGATCCACAGCTACGTGAAGCGGCGGATGCCATTGGGTTGCACAGTAAGTTTGAACGCCTGACACCCGATACCGCCGCTACGTTACCGTTACCGGCATTGATTGAATGGGATCAGCGCTGGTGGGTGCTGTCAGAAATCCGTCCCGACACATTGACGATATTCGATCCCGGCAGCGGAAAATATGCCGTCCGTGAATTAGTTCATCCCATGCCCGCTGAACCAACGGATCACAACGGATACAACTATAAGATACTACTGGTGGCAGATAAATCCCTGACCAAACAGCAGGTTAAATTTGGCCTGAGCTGGTTTTATCCTTCCATTTTCAGGCAAAAAAATCAGTTACGGGATATTTTCCTGTTTGCCATCGTGTTGCAGCTTTTTGCACTGGCTTCCCCGCTATTGTTTGAAAATATTATCGACAAGGTGCTGGTCGGGCGGAGTCTTTCCAGCCTGCATGTGCTGGGCATGGCTATGCTGGCACTGGCGCTGGCGGAACCGCTGTACGGCTTCCTGCGCAATACCGTGTTTGGGCATATGGCCAGCCAGATTAATGCTGAACTCTCCGGCAGGCTGTATCGCCATCTGGTGGGGCTGCCCCTGCCCTATTTTAAGCAACGGCAAACCGGGCAAGTTATCGCCAGAGTCCGGGAAATGGCGCAGATCCGCCAGTTCTTGACCGGCTCGACCCTGATGCTGTTGCTCGACCTGATTTTCATCGTTCTGTTTCTGGGCGTGATGTTCCATTATTCCTCCCTGCTGACCTGGATCGTCATCAGTTCACTGCTTCTCCACTTTTTGTTATGGGTAGCCGTCGGGCCAATGATTCGGCGCAAGGTAGAAAAAGAGTATGAAGCGGATGCCAATGCCACCAGCTTTCTGACCGAAGCGGTCACGGGGATTGAAACTATTAAAACCACCGCAACCGAAAAACGCTTCTTGCACCAATGGCAAAAGGTGTTGAGTCAGCAGTTAATCCAACGTTTTACCGCCCAAAAAAGCGGGCTGGCAGCGGGACAAGGGATTGAACTGATCCAAAAAGTGGTTGCCGCCCTGCTGCTGTGGTGGGGCGTCCGGAGCGTGCTGGAGGGCGAGTTATCCCCCGGCGAATTAATTGCGTTTAATATGCTGGCGGGGCATGTTACCCAGCCTATTTTAAGGCTGGCGCAAGTCTGGCAAGACTTTCAACATACCCTGATCGCCCTGCGCCGGGTGGGGGATATTCTTGATGAGCCAATGGAAAGCAGTAAACAGGGGCTGGCCTCCGCCCCCGAACTGGCCGGTCAGATTGAGTTCAGAAATATCCGTTTCCGCTATCATGCCGATACCCCCGAAGTTCTGGCAAATCTGTCACTGGAAATTAAAGCCGGGGAATTTATTGGCATTACCGGGCCGTCGGGTTCCGGCAAGAGTACCCTGACCCGATTGTTGCAGCGCCTCTATGTGCCGCAACACGGTCAGGTTTTGGTGGATGGCATGGATTTGGCGATTGCTGACCCCGTCTCACTGCGCCGTAATATGAGCGTGGTCTTGCAGGAGAGCATTCTGTTTTCCGGCAGCATTGCGGATAATATCCGCCTGTGCAAACCCAATGCCAGTGATGAAGAGGTCTATCGGGCGGCAACCCTGGCGGGCGCAGTTGACTTCATTAATGCCTTTCCCCATCAATTTGCCCATCCGGTTGGCGAAAAAGGATGCAATCTTTCCGGCGGGCAACGGCAACGTATCGCATTGGCAAGGGCATTGCTGAGTGATCCCAAAATTTTGATCCTTGATGAAGCGACTTCCGCGCTGGATTATGAATCTGAAGCCGCCATCATGAGCAATATGGATGAAATCTGCCGGAACCGCACGGTGATCAGCATTGCTCACCGGCTCAATACCCTCCGCCATGCGGATAAAATTTTCGTTTTAGATCAGGGGAAAATCGCTGAATCCGGTTCACATGATGCGCTGGTGCAACAAGATGGCTTATATGCACAACTTTGGCATCAACAAACCCAGTGA